Proteins from one Triticum aestivum cultivar Chinese Spring chromosome 7A, IWGSC CS RefSeq v2.1, whole genome shotgun sequence genomic window:
- the LOC123147582 gene encoding E3 ubiquitin-protein ligase CHIP: MSPAADSASGSKRQAELLKQEGNTCFKKDRISAAIDAYTGAIALCQNVAVYWTNRALCYKKRNEWAKVEEDCRMAIHYDSHSVKAHYMLGLALLNRQELAGGIKALEKSLELGRGAHPASYMVEEIWQELSKAKYIEWEGLSKMRSSQMHKLNATCKEALKSYNRLDNPTADVSEEHLNELDEVFRKAAKADTPTEVPDHLCCKITLDIFRDPVITPSGITYERAVILDHLNRVGKFDPVTREPLEPFQLISNLAVKEAVDVFLKEHGWAYKIR, encoded by the exons ATGTCGCCGGCGGCGGACAGCGCGTCGGGATCGAAGCGGCAGGCGGAGCTGCTCAAGCAGGAGGGCAACACCTGCTTCAAGAAGGACCGCATCAGCGCCGCCATCGACGCCTACACCGGG GCTATAGCTCTCTGCCAAAATGTTGCAGTATACTGGACCAACCGAGCACTGTGCTATAAGAAGCGGAA TGAGTGGGCTAAGGTTGAGGAAGATTGTAGAATGGCTATCCATTATGACAGCCACTCCGTTAAG GCGCATTACATGCTTGGGCTTGCACTTCTCAACAGGCAAGAATTGGCTGGAGGAATAAAAGCACTAGAAAAG TCTTTGGAGCTTGGAAGGGGTGCACATCCTGCAAGCTATATGGTTGAAGAGATATGGCAAGAGCTTTCTAAAGCAAAATACATTGAATGGGAAGGACTATCAAAAATGCGATCCTCTCAAATGCATAAACTGAA TGCAACATGTAAAGAAGCTCTAAAGAGTTATAACCGCCTTGATAATCCAACTGCAGACGTGTCTGAAGAGCATCTAAATGAGCTAGATGAAGTTTTCAGGAAAGCTGCAAAGGCTGATACTCCAACAGAA GTTCCTGACCATCTCTGCTGCAAAATTACACTTGATATCTTCAGGGATCCAGTGATCACTCCAAGCGGAATTACTTACGAGAGGGCTGTGATTCTTGACCATTTAAATAGG GTGGGGAAATTTGACCCTGTGACCCGTGAACCACTGGAACCATTCCAACTAATATCAAACCTTGCCGTCAAGGAGGCTGTAGATGTATTTTTGAAGGAACATGGTTGGGCTTACAAGATCAGGTGA
- the LOC123152315 gene encoding probable methyltransferase At1g29790, whose product MEGELLGKKQLSPRNGRRWCRCSTTTVTLLLFLVTNTASILLSSGAGASVVRRYEPATVRLWDDSAALLADLNATRSALESSRVELAGLHARLGTATALLQTLLAEAARGGDGQRKEEAPASGNGWWARELVGELKLAVGNASDGEAALGHACGRFQDELERYMDYKPGGECPSDAALEHLLMRGGCEPLPRRRCRPQSPPGYAEPAPLPKSLWSMPPDTSVVWDAYHPCRNYSCMASRGLGLDLRGRREKGLWTRDDGALAYSVDTALAAKPKGTVRIGLDIGGGGGTFAARMRERGVTVVTATTNAGAPFGSFVASRGLVPLHVGQARRLPFFDGTLDVVHAGRELTSDWMVPGDGVAMEFALFDVYRVLRPGGLFWLDHFVFPGAQLNATYAPMLHRVGFKRLRWNAGRKPDGGVEKNEWYLSALLQKPMT is encoded by the coding sequence ATGGAGGGCGAACTGCTGGGGAAGAAGCAACTCAGCCCCCGCAACGGGAGGCGCTGGTGCAGGTGCAGCACGACCACTGTGACGCTGCTGCTCTTCCTGGTCACCAACAccgcctccatcctcctctcctccggcgccggcgcctCGGTCGTCCGCCGCTACGAGCCCGCCACCGTCCGCCTCTGGGACGACTCCGCCGCCCTCCTCGCGGACCTCAATGCCACGCGGTCTGCGCTCGAGTCCAGCCGCGTCGAGCTCGCCGGCCTCCACGCGCGCCTCGGCACCGCCACCGCGCTCCTCCAGACCCTCCTCGCCGAAGCAGCGCGCGGCGGCGACGGTCAGCGGAAGGAGGAGGCGCCCGCGTCCGGCAATGGGTGGTGGGCGCGCGAGCTCGTCGGCGAGCTCAAGCTGGCTGTCGGGAACGCCTCCGACGGCGAGGCGGCTCTGGGCCACGCGTGCGGCCGCTTCCAGGACGAGCTCGAGCGGTACATGGACTACAAGCCCGGCGGCGAGTGCCCGTCCGACGCGGCGCTCGAGCACCTGCTCATGCGCGGGGGCTGCGAGCCCCTGCCCAGGCGGCGTTGCCGGCCGCAGTCACCGCCCGGGTACGCTGAGCCGGCGCCGCTGCCGAAGAGCCTGTGGTCAATGCCGCCGGACACCAGCGTCGTCTGGGACGCGTACCACCCGTGCAGGAACTACTCGTGCATGGCGAGCCGTGGCTTGGGCCTCGACCTCCGCGGTCGCCGGGAGAAGGGCCTGTGGACGCGCGACGACGGCGCGCTCGCCTACTCCGTCGACACGGCGCTCGCGGCCAAGCCCAAGGGCACGGTGCGCATCGGGCTCGACatcggcggcgggggcggcacgTTCGCGGCCCGGATGCGCGAGCGCGGGGTGACCGTGGTGACCGCGACCACCAACGCCGGGGCGCCGTTCGGCAGCTTCGTCGCCTCGCGGGGGCTCGTACCACTGCACGTAGGCCAGGCGCGCCGCCTGCCCTTCTTCGATGGCACGCTCGACGTCGTGCACGCGGGGCGCGAGCTGACGAGCGACTGGATGGTGCCcggcgacggcgtggcgatggAGTTCGCGCTGTTTGACGTCTACAGGGTTCTCAGGCCCGGCGGGCTGTTCTGGCTCGACCACTTCGTCTTCCCCGGCGCGCAGCTGAACGCTACGTATGCTCCAATGCTTCACCGCGTGGGGTTCAAGAGGCTGCGGTGGAACGCCGGCCGGAAGCCGGACGGCGGAGTGGAGAAGAACGAGTGGTACCTCTCGGCGCTGCTCCAGAAGCCGATGACATGA